A portion of the Stigmatella aurantiaca DW4/3-1 genome contains these proteins:
- a CDS encoding L-glutamate gamma-semialdehyde dehydrogenase — translation MTFRITYSMLDADLSALHAQFDQTLSSVRARLGAEYPSWIAGTAYRSGDLLESRNPANPHELLGRFHRTPASEVDRVVRVAREAQRAWGATPWGERVRILRRAATLITERRMELAARMTLEVGKNRLESLGDVEEAADLLRYYAGQLEEAQGFVKPMARLSPNEDTRNVLRPYGVFAVIAPFNFPVALAAGMSAGALLGGNAVILKPSEETPWCAEGLYHAFADAGLPPGVFQVVHGEGESLGAALVRHPALDGVTFTGSKAVGMSIHQQLSTGRARPCLLELGGKNPAIICRDADLEMAVEGCYRSAFGLSGQKCSALSRIYVHESLQQEFITRLAEKARGVTVGDPSLASVYMGPVINKASVQRFERAAAAARSDGTVHAGGERLRLEGALAEGYFVAPTVVELAHGHRLMREELFLPFVGVTGFDTLEEALVLANDGEYGLTAGIFSRKPSDVEAFMDRVEAGVLYANRRTGATTGAWPGVQSFCGWKSSGSTGKGGCGPYYVAQFMREQSQTRMG, via the coding sequence ATGACGTTTCGAATCACCTATTCGATGCTCGATGCGGACCTGTCGGCACTGCACGCCCAGTTTGATCAAACCCTCTCGTCCGTGAGGGCGAGGCTCGGCGCGGAATACCCCTCCTGGATCGCGGGCACGGCCTACCGGAGCGGAGACCTGCTGGAGAGCCGCAACCCGGCCAACCCCCACGAGTTGCTCGGGCGCTTCCACCGCACCCCCGCCTCCGAGGTGGACCGGGTGGTGCGCGTGGCCCGGGAGGCACAGCGCGCCTGGGGCGCCACCCCCTGGGGGGAGCGGGTCCGGATTCTGCGGCGAGCCGCGACGCTCATCACCGAGCGCCGGATGGAACTGGCGGCCCGCATGACGCTCGAGGTGGGCAAGAACCGGCTCGAGTCGCTGGGCGACGTGGAGGAGGCCGCGGACCTGCTGCGCTACTACGCGGGCCAGCTCGAGGAGGCCCAGGGCTTCGTCAAGCCGATGGCGCGGCTGTCCCCCAACGAAGACACCCGGAACGTGCTCAGGCCCTATGGCGTGTTCGCGGTCATCGCCCCCTTCAACTTTCCCGTCGCGCTCGCGGCGGGCATGAGCGCGGGAGCGCTGCTCGGCGGCAATGCGGTCATCCTCAAGCCGAGCGAGGAGACCCCCTGGTGCGCCGAGGGGCTGTACCACGCCTTCGCGGACGCGGGCCTCCCGCCAGGCGTCTTCCAGGTGGTGCACGGCGAGGGAGAGTCCCTCGGTGCGGCGCTGGTGCGCCATCCGGCCCTGGATGGCGTCACCTTCACCGGCAGCAAGGCGGTGGGCATGAGCATCCACCAGCAGCTCTCCACGGGGAGGGCACGGCCGTGCCTGCTGGAGCTGGGGGGCAAGAACCCCGCCATCATCTGCCGTGACGCGGATCTGGAGATGGCGGTCGAGGGCTGTTACCGCTCCGCCTTCGGGCTCTCGGGGCAGAAGTGCAGCGCGCTGTCCCGCATCTACGTGCACGAGTCCCTTCAGCAGGAATTCATCACCCGGCTGGCCGAGAAGGCCCGCGGCGTGACGGTGGGAGACCCGAGCCTCGCCTCCGTGTACATGGGCCCAGTCATCAACAAGGCCTCTGTCCAGCGCTTCGAGCGCGCGGCGGCGGCGGCCCGCAGCGATGGCACCGTGCACGCGGGCGGCGAGCGGCTGCGGTTGGAGGGAGCCCTCGCCGAGGGATATTTCGTCGCGCCCACCGTGGTGGAACTGGCGCACGGCCACCGGCTGATGCGCGAGGAGCTCTTCCTTCCCTTCGTGGGGGTGACGGGCTTCGACACCCTGGAGGAGGCCCTGGTGCTCGCCAACGATGGCGAGTACGGGCTCACCGCCGGCATCTTCAGCCGCAAGCCCAGCGACGTGGAGGCCTTCATGGACCGCGTCGAAGCGGGCGTGCTGTACGCCAACCGCCGGACGGGAGCGACGACGGGGGCCTGGCCCGGGGTGCAGTCCTTCTGTGGTTGGAAATCCAGTGGCTCCACGGGCAAGGGCGGCTGCGGCCCCTATTACGTCGCGCAGTTCATGCGCGAGCAGTCCCAAACGCGGATGGGTTGA
- a CDS encoding aspartate aminotransferase family protein codes for MQNDAGHPVRYPEGNVLLRHLARDFPVVSHGEGVYLFDTQGKRYLDGSAGALVASVGHGNREVAGRIHEQLLRVGYVNGTHFTTEVTEQLASRLCALAPEGLTRAAFLGSGSEAVEAAIKFIRQLWVERGEPQRAKVITRVPSYHGNTLYALSLSGRPHYKKFFGPMLSEVVTTPAPYPYRSGLEDYARDGADHYARLLEETLQREGPGTIAAFIAEPVIGSSAGASPPPPGYFARVQEICGRYGILTLADEVMCGCGRTGRFFASELYDFTPDVLVLGKGISGGYAPLSALLVRQEHLEQMRLGSGGFMHAQTYLQAPAMTAAGLAVLDYYERHGVVANAARVGQYLQRRLREVLLPLPFVGSVQGVGLMAGVELVEDKASKKPFERSRKVVEGLLSELFAHGLVLWSNTGHADGTNGDLVMIGPPLIITEAEVDELVEKLARGITAFMERL; via the coding sequence ATGCAAAACGACGCGGGACATCCTGTCCGCTACCCTGAGGGCAACGTCCTGTTGCGCCACCTGGCGCGCGACTTCCCCGTGGTGTCTCACGGAGAGGGCGTCTACCTCTTCGACACCCAGGGAAAGCGCTACCTCGACGGCTCCGCCGGGGCGCTCGTGGCCAGCGTGGGACACGGCAACCGGGAGGTGGCCGGCCGCATCCACGAGCAGTTGCTCCGGGTCGGCTACGTCAACGGAACCCACTTCACGACCGAGGTCACGGAGCAGCTCGCCTCGCGCCTGTGCGCCCTGGCCCCCGAGGGGCTTACACGGGCGGCGTTCCTCGGCTCCGGCTCCGAGGCCGTGGAGGCGGCCATCAAGTTCATCCGGCAGCTCTGGGTCGAGCGGGGGGAGCCGCAGCGCGCCAAGGTCATCACCCGGGTGCCCAGCTACCACGGCAACACGTTGTATGCCCTCTCCCTCTCGGGGCGGCCGCACTACAAGAAGTTCTTCGGCCCGATGTTGTCCGAGGTCGTCACCACGCCCGCGCCCTACCCCTACCGCTCGGGGCTCGAGGACTATGCGCGCGACGGGGCCGACCACTACGCGCGGCTCCTGGAAGAGACCCTCCAGCGGGAAGGACCCGGGACGATCGCCGCCTTCATCGCCGAGCCCGTCATCGGCTCCTCGGCGGGGGCCTCCCCTCCTCCGCCTGGCTACTTCGCGCGCGTGCAGGAGATCTGCGGCCGGTACGGCATCCTCACCCTCGCCGACGAGGTCATGTGCGGGTGTGGCCGCACGGGGCGCTTCTTCGCCAGCGAGTTGTACGACTTCACGCCCGACGTCCTCGTGCTCGGCAAGGGCATCAGCGGCGGCTACGCCCCGCTGAGCGCCCTGCTCGTCCGCCAGGAGCACCTCGAGCAGATGCGCCTGGGCTCCGGGGGCTTCATGCACGCCCAGACCTACTTGCAGGCCCCGGCCATGACGGCCGCCGGACTCGCGGTGCTCGACTACTACGAGCGCCACGGGGTGGTGGCGAACGCGGCGCGGGTGGGCCAGTACCTGCAACGCCGGTTGCGCGAGGTGCTCCTGCCCCTGCCGTTCGTGGGCTCCGTCCAGGGCGTCGGACTGATGGCGGGCGTGGAACTCGTGGAAGACAAGGCCAGCAAGAAGCCCTTTGAGCGCTCACGCAAGGTGGTGGAGGGGCTGCTCTCGGAGCTCTTCGCGCACGGCCTCGTCCTCTGGTCCAACACGGGCCACGCCGACGGAACGAACGGAGACCTCGTGATGATCGGCCCCCCGCTCATCATCACCGAGGCCGAGGTGGATGAACTGGTGGAGAAGCTCGCGCGGGGAATCACCGCCTTCATGGAGCGGCTATGA
- a CDS encoding PilZ domain-containing protein, with protein sequence MTGPERRRHRRFRVRLSVQFLRGEVEVAGEIFNISCSGCLLVTPVALKPGEQVAVHLPSLGSQLMSFRVVRVRPVGPWFAVATAFEPNLPSEAALEELATREPASDDEPEHLF encoded by the coding sequence ATGACAGGCCCCGAACGCCGCCGCCACCGCCGCTTTCGCGTCCGCTTGAGCGTGCAGTTCCTGAGGGGGGAGGTGGAAGTCGCAGGGGAGATTTTCAACATCTCCTGCTCCGGCTGCCTGCTCGTCACCCCGGTGGCCCTGAAGCCTGGCGAGCAAGTGGCTGTCCACCTGCCCAGTCTGGGCAGCCAGCTGATGTCCTTCCGGGTGGTGCGGGTGCGCCCCGTGGGGCCCTGGTTCGCGGTGGCCACCGCCTTCGAGCCGAACCTGCCCAGCGAGGCCGCGCTGGAGGAGCTCGCCACGCGTGAGCCGGCCTCGGATGACGAGCCCGAGCACCTTTTCTGA